The genomic segment TGGAGTAATGTTGAGATACAGTCggcaaagtttttaaaatataaatagtcCCTTTATAAATTACAGTTTATACTATTCCATATTAAGTTCGTTATCGGGCACTGATTATGTGGTGTAGTGGAACGCATTCAATTGTTATTTGCAATCCCTTTTTTAATCATTGGCCTTCAAAACACGAACGCAACTCACTGGAACCGTGTCATGTATTTGAGTGGATGCTAAACTTAGCTTCGCCGAACTAAGTCGATCCATACAAGGGTATATCACATGACCGGGAAACAGTACAGAATAGACagttcaagagaaaaaaaaacagcgtaAGAAAGATTCCGAGTTGGAGCTGTGTCCATTAACTGCAATGACTATATTATCCAGAGCCTGGCTTGTGTATTGCAGGGGCAGAAATTATACAATTTCAAACAGACCCATAAAACCTATAAATGGTGTGAACAGAGAGGCATGCAGAAGTGCTACTGATCCAATAACAAGGTGGTCGAGGAACCTGTGACTTGTGTAGACGAATTGCAgctacaaaaacatgttttggttgTTCCTCACACTTTTGTGCATTAGCTCGTACACGCAAATTTTGCTAAGATGAAGTCATCAGTGACAAGAACCGAAATGGGGAGacgttttttttcccaagtTTAACTTCACATGATTATGAAAATACCAGATTGCACAAATTGTTATTTGATGTTGTCCACTAGGTGGCACTGTTGTATTAAATGGTGTGCCGGTATCCAAGAAACAGGGTTATTGCTAAAAGAAgtctttaaagtttttttcaaCAATGAATTTATCTTCCGTTTTTTTAACTTAGTTACTGTGTACACACTTTTTTTATGccgttacatttttttttacctgccgCAGCAGTCCTCAATTCTAGGAACTGTTCATTTTTTACCGCAGTGAgggccaagtttttttttttagatcctCCTCTTCCTTCAAATCCTGCTGTGAACAAAACAGTTTCCCAAAGTACACAAACTATTAAGGATCATGcggaagacaaaaacaaaaagtgttCCGAAGTTTTTCCTTACCGATAAACCTTTTCAGTCCAACAATACACTCTGTAGAGAAAATGGCTCTTAAAAGAAGCAAGCTTCTGCGGTAAGTTTGCTtttcaattatttcattttcaggtgAACAATTTTTACACTTTGCGCCTTTtatagaaaatgtaaaacaattctAAGTAATTTATAAAACCTAAAGTTGAATTAAGTATTGATCTCATACCcacttttattattatacttgacATACTTCCACACctaattaatatttcagttatgcAGTAATGATTACTGGACTTTAAAATATAATGATTAATTAGCCTTTATTCTGTAGGTAAATGGTTTTGAGACATAGTTGTTAATCTTACTTTATAGACACCTTCAATATCTATTTTCAAATTCATGTTTAAGAGTCTCACGAGATTCTGTATCTCTGGTTAGCGCTGAATAATTTATATGTCTCTTCTCACTTGGTATTACATGGTACCCATACTAggggacactacagtatatgcttttttaaaataatatgttgtagggcaaaaaaataaatattgcagaAACCTGTTTTACACAACCACATCAAATTGCAAGCATATTGCACCTTGGTAAAGTATTATATTGTGTAAGCTATTGATCAGCATATCCCAGATATAAATCTACTTTAAATGTTCATAGGAATTAATaatccattttttaaacaaaacgtTAAGGTCAGATATTAATACCTAGAATTTGGAATAACGTGTTACATCATGTGTGATGTGGATTCAGTCTTGGTCTCTGAGTGTCCTAAATTATAAAGAACTAAAAAATCCATCGAAACCAATAAAATGCTGGCAGttcatttttaatgtacatGATTAtgcaagcattttttaaatccatttagAAAACTCTAATCTCCAGGACATCCTTTACACATCACAAGCTGCATGATGCTATAGTGTTATCACTAAATATAGCTGTTTTACTAGAAATGtgaacagacagacagagaaatGTTACTTCAGCAGAACGAAATATAATGTGGACAACAATCATTGTAGTtcaaataactgaaaaaaaacaaatagattacaaagtaactacagtatagcAGTTTAACTTTTTAATTGGCTTCCATTCAAAGCATCTTCCATCTAATGAGGAAAAGTTTTACATGAAAGAGAAAAAGTGCACATTTAACAGTGGTCTGTGAAATACAGAGGCAGTAGTATTTCCTCTAGACATTACTGTTGGTTTAGAGTTTTTAATGATATTAAAGTTGTGTGTAATCTATTAAATACAGTCACATGATGATCTCAATCTAAGCACATTTGTATAAGCAATAATTTAAAGTTGATCTAATCAGTGAACAACACACAATCATGCATATCTTCTTTATGCAAGTTTTCAAGCAAGTAAAAACACCATCTGCTTAAGGCAACGTTCTTGGCAAGCCTTGGAAGACACAAAAAGGCAACATTCACAGAGTGTAGTCCCTACAACACTGAGGGATCATTGCACTCTCATTAGCCATTAAAGTCCCTTAAATTACAttctcattttcattcttaCTGTCCCAGAATCTGAAACATTGTTCTTTGTAGGCGAACATcgtcctaaaacacaaaatacGTTTAGGCCTGTTTCTCATTAGTTCTAGTCTCTGGCTACCTAAAGTTAAGTTATACTAGGACTAGGGCTTCTGGAGTCTGTGAAACCGTACCTCAAAGCCAAAAATGCACTGCTTTAAATCTCGCACTTACAAGGGATAGAGACATTCTGAACGCAATTCCCTTTTTTCCACCTATTTGAATATAACATTGGCGCAACAATacatttccctttaaaataacatATCCTCAGGTGTGGGATAGATACACTCTATAGCCTGTTGGTCGAAGGCTGCATTTAGGTGCCTTGAGTGTACAAATAATAGAGCAGGAGATGCACAACCTGGAGTTTTGGAGGACAAGAGGCTTTATGGTTTTCTTTCCACCTGTGCTCTTAAATTCAAACAATTGGACTCCTTGTTTTCCTTAAGTGGAAAAGTTGAAGCCTCTCCTTCGtctttggagttttttttttaaggagagTTTCTAAAACCTGCTGGACAGCAACTCCTGTGGATTGGAGTTGGGCTCCAATCTTGCTGATCTAAACCTGGCGATACTGTCAGCCATCTTGGGTTAGGAATCCCCAAGGGGCAGTGTGTAATCCACACTGGCTGGGAGGTTTCCTCATTGTGTAGTGCAGCAGCCACCCAAGTGgtgctgtgagctgcaggcAGTAAGGAAAAAGTGCTCTTGACAAGTAGTGCCACATCTGAAAGAGGCTGCTGAGATGGcgttcttatttctttttcagcatggaattaacctttacttgttcctactgCCAATTTTTCTCACAAACCAAAAAGTATAGCTCTATCCTCTTAAAGTTATGCACATGAAACTGACAATTCCTATATAAAAATTGGTTTCACAAGGATCAATGTTTTTACACACAAATTTATCCGAGATTGCAGATTTTTTCACACATTTAATTTTCTACCTTTTTTTCGTGGTTTTAAAATGACTTCCTAATggctttgaattaagggggaagGGGGAACACTAACACAAATTGTTTAAATATTCTCTTGGTACTAGACAAGCGACTTTGTTCAAATACATTCTTAGCCCTTTAATTGACATCACAACAGATGCTTCTTGCTTTCAAAGACCTATTGCTGAAGGGAGGCACATTACTATAGACAGTCATTCACAGAAAGGCATTGTTAAatgtacataaaaaaacaaccttggAGTTACAAATCAAAAATGCTCTGTTTTTACTATATTGGTCTTTCAGGCAGCTTCTTTCCCAAAACCTCAggtttatttacaaaatatgcACGCACATAAatgggaaaaacaaaaccagcTAGCCTAAAAGAAGTGAATTTGTTCTGGAATTATAGTCAATAGATTCAGAACGTTTGGGAACCACAACGGTGAGCATTTCTTTACACTGTTTATGAAATGTTTTACAACCCAAGTCAAGTGATTAAATACAGGAACAGCATCTTGGGTCAGATCAAGAGGACTGCACCGGGATGGCGTAATCTAAAAGCTTGTTGACAGGACATCACACAGTCTTCTCTGGGCGCACTAAGCTACCCCACGCCGTCGCATTTGCGGTCTTTGGCTGAAGAACAATTCACGTCTGACTTGCTAGCATGGGCACCTCCTTCCAGGTTTTACAGCTTCCTCGGAGGAGTGGACTACGTTTGGAATGAAACCGCTTTTGACACCTTCCCAGTCCTCCTGAATGCTTATGTGCCCCCTCTTCACTCGCTCATAGATGTCTCGGGTGAGGATGGTGAAGGACTCCTCCACGTTCGTGGCGTCTTTCGCCGAGGTCTCTATGTATTTCATCCCGCAAGCCAGCGCAAATCTCTCGGCTTCCTCCCGGCTCACTTGCCGTTGGTGTCCAGCGTCACACTTGTGCCCCACCAGAAGAAACACGATCTCAAAGGGCTGCACGTACATCTTGGATTCATCTAACCAGTCCTTCAGGTGCTCAAAGGACCTCCGATTGGTCAAGTCAAAAACCAGGAGTCCTCCCACTGAGTTGCGATAGTAAGAACGCGTTATAGacctacaataataataaaaaaaaataacagtaactTTAATCAATCGGAAtctgttcctactgtacatacagactACTACTCTGGATTGAAGATgcataacattttgtttacctTAAATCCCTAATTGTCCTTTTGAGGACTGTGCCAACTGTAATCTATTACTTGAACTGTGGCAGAGTATTTCTACATGATCATTATCGCGGCCTACATTAGATTTGGTTGTTTAGGAGTGCACGTTTTATAACATACGTTGGCCATGAATTGCAAACACGAATTATTTGTCAAGTCATTACAGGCGGTTTTAACTAACAGATGATCATAATCCGCATCCCCCCTCCCAAAAAAATCTAGGTGAATCAAAAGTTTCTAGGATCCatgcagtaagactttttaaatgtttcatacaCAATAAACAGAAGAACCTGAATTGCATCGTACAAATAAATGGTTGAGAAAGAAAAGGACGTGTAATGGTGTGCACAAGGTATAAATGATtcaactgttttaaaaatcatttcacCTCATGAACAACAAAAACTTCCCTTGCATTACATGTACATCGAGGCGACAGAACACGGTTGATCTCCTACCTGAATCTTTCCTGACCCGCTGTATCCCAGAGTTGTAGTTTGATTCGCTTCCCCGGTTCAATCTCAACTAGTCGGGCAAAAAAGTCGACTCCTACCGTAGGGTCAGAAACATCGGTAAACTTGCCCTCGGTAAAACGACGCAGCAAACAAGATTTTCCCACCGTCGAGTCACCTATTACGATCAATCTGAACTGGTAAATCCAAATCGCTTCCATTACAACATCCCTTTAAATCAGCGATTTCAAAACACCCATAAGATCCCGCATAATGACAAAGCAATAACCGAGCACCCCCAGTTTTCGTTCGGTATCCACGTGCGGTAAAATCTAATAATGGAATATAAACTGATAGATTTGTATTAAATGGTGAAATATCTGAAATTATGTGCGTCTATTGGGGCGAATCATGCCATCCgccagttttttttgtgtgtgcagtgACACTGCTTCCAGCATATTCGCTCAAATGTCTTTACTGCAGATATCACATCATCCTTCTTCTAAATCTAAGCACGGCTTCTTTAATTCAAGCATACTTCCGTGCACTTGCACACTATTAAACATGACGATTCAATTAAGAAACAAGTTTAcccaaggaaaaaaatatataccaaGCGCATTAAAGTTAAATCCTGTGCAACGGAGAGTACTTTAGGCTGTTTCCTTTCCGCCAGTCTgtatccttttctttttttgatgaTGACgtgtacagtacacatacaaaaaaaatcaacactGAACTACAAAAGATACACTAACTAGTTATACTCGTGCACCCCTAGCACCAGAGAAAGGAGTTGTCACTTCAGCACCACGGTAGAGCTTGGTTGCAGCCGCAAACTCCCGGTACCACGAGAACTGCGCCAATTCTCGAGTGACACGTAATTGAACCAATCAACGGAGGATAAAGCCCGCCGGCTTTTTCAGTTACGCCTATCAGAGCAGAGGAAGGCGGAACCTACGAGTCACACGGTAGATTATCCCGTAGACCTGGCACAATTACCTGCGGCGATGTGTATATATTGTTCTAGTCTCAAAATTAAAAAGGAGTAAATAAACTATAAATGGAAGACAAGCGAGGAATAAAATATTCAGGTAGAATACAATATTTCATCATAGGCAATCACGTAAATAGCTACTTCATAATACAGCGCAGTAGATCTTATTTAGAATTGTATTTAGAAAGTGGACGATCTGCATTCTTACACTGAATacgattttaaaaaaattgaataattatattatacgGCGAGATCGTTTTATATTTAACTCATTTCATTATGATTTCTTTACAAATACGTGGTTTATTGGACTGTGTACAGATAAAATCACACGTGTGGGCTCTAACCACGTGTTATATAAAATCATCCGGTCGGTGCTCTTAGAGGATTTCCTGTTTTACTGCAAGCATGTGTTTAATTTGCATTGCCTTTGAATACATATGTAGTTGCAGTATATCAGTATATCAGTGTTGTCTGTAGTTAAACTTTAACAACTTGGTAGTTTTAATtatctgttattattattaactaatAAAGCTCACGACCTGTACCTTTTACAAAATGTAAGTAACATTTTTTGTCTATTTGAAAACAGCGGTCCCGGTTTCATTCGACGTTAACAAATCAAATGGACTTCCGAAGACGAGTGAAAATTCCGGATGCATTCACGAATCGAGTAAGAATCCTTCACATGTATTTCCTCTTAGGACATCATTAATAATAGCAACGTGAAAAAATGCAGGTCTGTATTTTGCGACGAAGAATCAAAAACTCGGAAACAAGTCATAAACATTGagatacgtttttttttccaagttatGGTTTTTAACTGTCGAACAAATAAACGACTTTTTTCGTATATTAGTGCACTTGTTCTTAAATAAAGCTACaaaaaaatccagaaaacaGAGGAAGACATccgttttatttcaattcttaaaTTCAGAAGTAGTTCAGATTACCTACTGCTGTGCTTTTAccacactgaagctcagcaggtgtgagcccggtcagtacctggatgggagacctcctgggaaaaactaaggttgctgctggaagaggtgttagtggggccagcagggggcactcaccctgtggtccatgtgggtcctaatgccccagtatagtgacggggacactatactgtaaacaggcgccgtccttcggatgagacgtaaacccgaggtcctgactctctgcggtcattaaaaaatcccagggcgtttctcgaaaagagtataggggtgtaaccccggcgtcctggccaaatttcccattggcccttaccaatcatggcctcctaataatccccctctatgaattggctacattactctgtctcctccccactgatagctgatgtgtggtgagtgttctggtgcactatggctgccgtcgcatcatccaggtggatgctgcacattggtggtggtggaggggagtccccattacctgtgaagcgctttgagtggattgtccagaaaagcgctatataagtgtaagcaattattattattattaataataataataataataataatattattattaaacctgtCTTTGATCTGGAAGATGATAGCACGCAACATAGCCTCGGGCTTCCaactttattggtttcattgtCACATTGCTACTGCTCTGCAGGCACTGCTGTGTTGCCATAGTCTGTTATCTTACAGTAAAACATTAGACAGTAGTTGATGTATACAGAAAGAGTAAGTACTGATGTTAAAATTTAGGTGCATCTAAAAACAACACATTGGGCAATTATTTAGTGAATGAGCTTAAAAGACCTGAGTTGTTGGAACTGTGCTACAAGACGGATTTTTAAGTGTGTATGATAATGTAGAGGCATATTTGTGTGGATTAAAGACCCAGAGGCATCATAAAAATTGACAGGTACACTGGTACTTTGCAATGCATCTATTTAAAGTATGTCTTAGTTGTCTGATTGGGGGACACTTAAAGACAGATAAGCATTTTCTTCTGCACTTTGAGTCTGGGAGTTAATGATTTAGAGGAGTGCTGTAAAGTTTTCAGTCCAGAGTTCCAGCAAGTAACATTTATTGATCATTTTTAGGTCTGCTTCAAAAAAGAATGGAACTCCAGGAGCAAACCACATTACCTTCTGCTCAAAGGACAAGCAGCGAAAGCAGCTTTCTCAGTATGTTCCGGAAATATAAACTGAAAGAAGTTTTTACATGGTGAGTTGAATAAGCTTTGAAAGAACTTATTTAAACATTGTTGTGGAAGTTTGTACTCTTTACTAAGAGGCtgctagattaaaaaaaacatgctcttAATAAGAGAACATCTCATTAGTTTCTTAGTTGttcagttattttaattaaatggagTGTTTTATTGCAGGTGTTTGTTAACAACTGATTTTCTGATCAGACTGACCactttgtaaaaatgaaaaaatgagaaaaaaggaGGCCCTGTGGTTGGAGTGCATGTTTTGCCACTCAGCTTAAACCATAattgttaaaataaagagttgagACATGTAACCATTTTCAGGGTTAGCCTAAACCTATTGATTGGCTAAATCCAAACCCTTAATTATCAGACACAATCTcccacattatttaaactccaTGATTTGccagttttagaaaaaaaagtgttttaaaggtAGTTTTCAAGAACTAACATACTTAATGTGTAAGCATAAACCTGACATTCTTGCTTTGTCTGAAAGGACCAAATGTGTTATAGGGAGAAACCTTGTGACCtca from the Lepisosteus oculatus isolate fLepOcu1 chromosome 5, fLepOcu1.hap2, whole genome shotgun sequence genome contains:
- the LOC102685180 gene encoding ras-related protein Rab-39A, translated to MEAIWIYQFRLIVIGDSTVGKSCLLRRFTEGKFTDVSDPTVGVDFFARLVEIEPGKRIKLQLWDTAGQERFRSITRSYYRNSVGGLLVFDLTNRRSFEHLKDWLDESKMYVQPFEIVFLLVGHKCDAGHQRQVSREEAERFALACGMKYIETSAKDATNVEESFTILTRDIYERVKRGHISIQEDWEGVKSGFIPNVVHSSEEAVKPGRRCPC